TAAAATGACGGTACATTTATTTGGAGTCAGGTCCTCTCCTGCATGTGCCACCTATGGGCTACGATTTTTGGCTGACAAATTCAGAGACACGTTTCCCCACAACACACAATCGCACCACTTTATACACCATAACTTTTATGTTGATGATTGCCTTGCCAGTGTCAGAAACGAATCTGAGGCCATAAACCTGATCAAAGAATCTCAGGCTCTGTGTCAGACAGGGAAACTGAGGTTACACAAAATAGCTTTAAACAGTAGAGCCGTAATAGCTGCTATTCCAAAAAGTGAGTGCACCAGCACATTAGCCAGTCTGGAGCTTACCTCAGAACCTCTTCTACAAGAAAAGGTCTTTTGGCGTATTGTGGGATACTAACCAAGATATATTCACTTTCAAGCATGAACCACCCTCAGAACCCAACACCCGAAGAGGAGTTTTGTCCTCAGTTGCATCCGTCTTTGACCCTTTAGGTCTGATATCCCTCCTTCACACTCAAAGGGAGAATTATTCTGCAGGAAACCTGCAAGCAGAACTATGATACCCCTTTAGAATCATCACTGCTAAATTGCTGGGCCAAATGGAAGTCAGACCTCTCCAATGTACACAATGTTCAAGTACCTCGATGTGTGTCACCCAGAGCTttcaatcaaattgaaagtgcTCAATTACATATGTTTACCGATGCTAGTACTACCGGTTATGGTCACTGTACATGTTTGCGATTAGTTAATACAAACCGCAATTACTCATTGTGGCCTTGATTGCTTTGGCCCATTTAAAGTCAAGGATGAACGCAAGGAAAGAAAAACATATGGGCTAATCATCACATGCTTGTCTTCCAGAGCTGTTCATATAGAACTGTTAGAGGACATGACCTCAGACAGCTTTATAAATGCTCTGAGAAATCTCATAGCGATTCGTGGAGCTATATGCATTATTTGGTGTGACCAAGGGACAAattttgttggagctttcaatgaCCTAGCTAGAAATATGCAAGGAAGTATTACCCATCACTATCCGGATATCAAGTTTACATTTAATCCTCCCCATTCCAGTAACATGGGTGGTGTTTGGGAGAGACTCATCAGATCAGCAAGAAACATTCTAAAAGGAATGGGTGAAAAGCATGGTGGGAGACTGAGTACGCCTCAACTGCGGACCCTTCTATATGAAGTGATGGCAGTAATGAATAGTCGACCTCTTGGTGTCGTCACAGAAGAACAGACACTACTCACACCAAACATGCTTCTTACGATGAAATCACAACTTACCTTGCCACCCCCCAGTGTGTTTGAGAAGGCAGACATTTATTCTAAAAAGCATTGGAGAGTTGTCCAACAGCTAGCTAACGAGTTCTGGCAAAGGTGGCGCAATGAATATATTCATACCTTGCAAACCAGGCAAAAATGGACCCAAATGCAAGACGAAGTGTCGGTTGGTGACGTGGTTTACGTACTCAAAGAAGAGGGACTCCGAGGCAACTGGTCACTCGGGCGGGTCGTAGATATAGAACGATCTCATGACGGTGAGGTAAGAGCTGTAAAACTATTGATTGAGTCAAAAAGCTATCCTAATCATAAACCACAGCATCTGGTAAAACCAGTTAGCAAAATTGTTGTATTAGTCAAAGCTACCAATAAAATTTCATCCTAAAATTTTAGGTGGGAGTGTTAGATTCAGCAACTTATTTACTATACACGTAGTAATGTGTACATCTTTACTCAATGTCCTAGTccacaggtgtcaaacacatggcccacgggccacatgtggcccgccacctcattttatgtggcccgcgagGGCTTCATTACTCATTCGCCCGAGACTCATTctcccgtatttataacgttgctaggcacaccAACGAGAGTTATCTTGCCTCTGAAATTTGTCTATTCCTTGTGTTGTTACTTTTACATTacataagaataattttgattagtcagaaaaaaaatttttggccaatcaaacaaacgtacatatatacctcaatgatctctctggcaaaagttatagcTTAATTATTACGCCCATTGCCACATCTACTGAATCGAAAATCATCgctgtcactttaaaatttatcgttcgcgatcaatttttttcaactccagaagtaaatatgcagattcagaaggggtaagacagtgaaagactgcataaatcaaattgaaacattatttttaatgtttctaaatttttactaactttttattttgtcaatttacatcgttacactcgaataaaaatgcactttttaggctgtcaaccgtagtcagacaaaagttatcattcaatctcgataggatcatattcatTCTTAGAGCGGCCCCTGAAGTCTGacaagtcaagaacagagtaaccgaacataattttattgtttgaaacatgttAATGAcaatttatttgagttatattgggatGTGGATTTGCTATGCTATGAAGATAATACTCGCGGGGAAAAATTCGCAATTAtagtttcgtgattttcatgttcatgactaactgtacatgtataaataatatttataactttgtattgtatgtaataaattactaattttaagcaaacactgtatattttgtaatttctttggtgcaagtataactttgtttcagcaaatagcaaataattttttgattttttgctgcttacatattgattttgtgttgctgctgttgcaattattttgtgtttgcagatttaatgtgtgtatgccaacaaattcatgttcttagcagctaacaatttttgattttactgaaagtatgcccatgttgatgggtattgtgtaacttttctgattttttttcgaaaacaagtgttctgcatgttttgctgtgcaactgttctgtttgcaactttaagtaataaagtcagagttatttaatgtcaaagactagtttaagttattttatattattcgattacatttcattacaattataagttacatctggccctttgaggacagccattacgctgatgtggccctcggtgaaaatgagtttgacacccctgtCCTAGTCTATCAGCTGTCCTCAAGAGACAGCAAACAAGTCAATTTTAACCACAGAGTTGTGATTTCACCAAGCCTTGtcctcattttatgtgtttttcaaTACTATTTCAACATTTGTGTATTTGGTTTATAATCGGAAGTATGATTCATTAGCAATTGGCAGCAacacttttctattttttggaCCACCTGAGGCATTTATCTTGTGCACCTCAAGCTGGTAACTTGTGTTTTACACTTATCATATTCGTCAATATTCCTAAAGTAAACTAAGTCATCAGAAAGCACGATCAAGAATATTTATCACGTTATACGACAACCAGGACAATTCTTATTGCATTTCCTGAGAGGATGTAACAAGCTAATactttttactttaatatcattattatacagagtgccttttttatttgttattattcatatagtTGATGCTTTGTTTTCAGCTGCCTTTTTCAAGTATATGCGCATTTCTGCCTTATATCTGTTATATACTCATTCATATCAAATCATAATTTGTTAGTAATGTTTTATCTGCTACCTATTATTTGCGAGTTTTTATACATCTTCTATGCTACTTTCACTTGCTATCAAATTTGCTATCgccttttttattattatttactcttcatttaatttcattttagattCACGATATAtcggtatatgcatatatatcaaataaacaTACTATTCACATACAACTAACAACCGATAATCCGCTGGATCTAAGATCTATTGGGAAGTGCAATACAACACAAGTGGCACactatttagtttcataattagctactgaagtagtatatagaggtgctcatcaaagtaccttccatagtatatgtgtgtttttgAATTACAATACATCGggtaagtattatattactaaatgacaAATGACACAAGCGAGCATTtatccttattgttcacttgtatccgAGAAACCGTCAATTATGTTTTGACTTGCCACACATAAActagcttatttaacttttgaatggagctgagcaatgatatgtgattcatcaaaatCTATAGCTTATCGgattttttataaatgataattcacattatttactattccAGTCAGCAGAAAATGGTTAAGTGCaaaggaaatagcagaattggacaagcactggactgaaaatcaggcaaactgctaACAAGATCGGTGTTGAACGCTATGCACCTAAAGCTGCCAAATAGAAACATTATGATGATttgggctcgagccaacaacttggtGAAGAAGGCTGCAAAAAGGGatttttttttatgttgttgaaccttttTGTAATCATTGCGCTTGTTTTGCCACTAAATTAGCTCTTTTTTGAGACTAAACAAGACCAACTTTGCAGTAACGCACTTGTATAGTTTTTTTCTATCAGGCattcttagctattattttatgtacagagtatgtgcataaaacaatacCAATGATAGATAAtgcaataccgacaatagatattatctattGTACCGCACTGTAGactatgatgtacatgtattattcaagaaacaaacTCTAAGatgaattataaattttttttaaaaagaaaaaaaacgaAGTATGAGGGAAAGTGCCGCAGGAATCAGCCTGCTGACGACTCATCAATTTGATAAACCCAAAAAACCTACCTAGAACGATGTACTTGACTAAACAAAATCAGAAAcgcactacacaatgagaaataacTCTTTTTGGGTCGTTTTCCATAAGAAAGTGAGTCTGTCCGAGTAggatgttttatcaattttttgaaagctcaaggcattattattactggtaaaataagaatataatagcactcagtattactattgatcaataaaactaCCCAAAGTCATGAGATCTAAAGTTTGGCAAAAATTTGGTGCTGTACTAGGTCCAgtccgactgatcattgctaacatgaaaatattagcaaatatgactttttattatagcaataataataataataataaaatattagcaaatatgactttttatttttgaacTCAACAGGTTTTAAAGCTCACTGAAGCTAACTTTTAGGAAAATCTAGCTGAGTAAATATAAGTACCAATTGGCAGTTCCTAGACAGTTTGAAAACTGTTTGCTCATGTTGGATTCAATTCaaggcgcatgtttatccacagttgacgcatccttcccatgtagccccacttttgagatTCACTCATAAAGTAACACTGCATGAGGttcgtgttatcagtccgagtccattttatccgttttgaaccagtagcccatttttcactgccttgtcctggttcagctacaggcagcgcggaccttgtttgaccgggcgacatcCGAGCCgtcatggctttggttattgcactcatcatagaggttgtagacgttatacaagcaagggtcttgtccaaggacctccagaaaagtgcagttgttagGGTTTGAAACGaagacctaatgatcacggtcccgataccttaccaactgcgctatctgtcctgtatatatatatatacatatatatagcgCGGATCTTAGCGCGgccattttcattgaccttaccaggagctttcaaccagtgttgtggtttattaaggccatactcatcacatagattTCTTTACACAACAACTGTGACATAATTATGCTGCTCAGTGCAtgcgtatacatatatatatatatatatatatatatatatatatatatatatatatatatatatatatatatatatatatatatatatatatatatatatctttgtttCTAAAAAGCTAGTCagttctctctctctttctctctctcttgtacaacaataaatacttATTCTAATCACAATAGTTCTATCACTTATCACATAGGTTCAACCTTCCAGCAAGACTGGAGCCGTAAATTTGTTGGTTCTTTCACGCTGTAAAGATTTGTatacttttaaaacaattttaaatgcaTGCTGACGAATAGACTCTCTCActcataaaaaacatttatctGACAAAGGAATGATTTCATCCCTTTGTAGGATCATCCCAGCAATAAAACGCACATACATGGTGCAGGgcagtatccacctgtttgaaaatggtactgcagaGAGAGTCCAAGATGGGTACCGAGCGCCCTCTTGGTGTGGGGAGGGGGGGGGGTTCGGGGTTCTCCCCTGGGAAAATCTTTAGTATAattagtcaaaatggtgcaaatctggcacacttggctcctgatggggcacatgttctaacagaaaaattgacattataatccagttttctaaatataaaaatgtttattgagattgtctttaacaacgcttattaaaaatataatgtgaatggaagctgctaaaggggttggccacagctagcatggGGTAGAATTATTaccgggtacaatgctgaatggtgtaggagatgagtagtctcctatgaaataatttaattaaataaaattgtagagttgaaaagtaaaattaatagagcactatgttaaaaataatgtacttctactatagtctataatactgagctAGTAGTACCGATTAGATTTAAGTTTAAGatatgcatgttacatgcataggtcaaacttaatttatttctatgaacaaattcttttgtacataaacattcatttacatatctactactacaaaaaacacGACCATGAGGGctacaattgtctctgtatgaaatgcttggaagcattcctttcggtagagtccaacgctataacgttgccgtgcgagctaccacaacgatcgtttttctctgtattttccaagtattataaaagtctaaaaaattttaatcacttccatcatctgaattattgttattctaatcacaccaaaaaATCACTTACAATCGGagaatcaaataatattttattttaccgttttaaAAGTCGAGCCGATATTGACTGgtatttccagcttttattcttttccaaggaagcACGATTTCATTAGCACAAAGCAATGCCTTTCGGATAATTGTTTCATATCttaatttatcgactaataccttgttgatgatatttaaaacttactatagcattcatatcctttgtttaacgttacgagACGGTGGCTTTATACTAAAAGCGACGTAAATGCCGTTTCCCCACACAACCGATTAATGAGATTTTGGCCATTTCCCCAGCCAAACTGTTAAAATCAAGCAGAAATGACTTGAATTCCGGgattttgagcctcaaaaaatggtactgccatgacagtagctgcagtataggaggatacggccctgACATGGTGGTCAAACCAGTTTCCTGCTGTTTACGCTAAAGCTGTTTTGTTGACCTCTCCGGTTTATTGTTGGTGACCTCATTATGGTCGAGTTTCTTCCGGGCAGCCCATACCGTCATTAGGTCATTAGACCAAGCATGGGGCCAAGTCTGGTGGGGCCAATAAAATAGTAACGACTAAATAAATATCTTTGTTTTGcactatatgtatattttacctGCCCTCACCTTAGTCAGTCTGACTTTGCTagctataaaaaaaaacttagaTGTTCTTACAAACTTCATTTAacatatttatacactattgcTCAATAAGACTAAGAAACTAAGACAATAGGCACTTTCAGCACTCATGTATATAAACATGCGTGAGTGCTGAAAGTGCTCATATACATAATTCTTTTTGCTTATTGCAGGCGTGCTTAACTGCATTttattaatgaaataaaaaaatgcctAAAATAATACCCTCATTGATAAAGAACAGGTTGTGTGTCTGGTGTTATAAAACATGGGCAATATAGCGGTTTCAAGATGAATTAAGTTAACGCCTATAATGCCTAGCGTGCATACTCAACTGCATATGACTAAATCTGTAGTAACAGTCTCTGTTTGCAAAGTCCCAGATGGccaaaaaaagttattcatgAGCAGATTGGTGTCTGAATTGTAAACAACTCTTCACCTCTCGCATATTGCGGCATTACAAATGCCAGCACAAAGACTGAAGATTGGTTCAAGAGGCTACCTTGCTGCCAGACAAGCAAAAGCAAAAAGTGCTCTACAAGTTGCAACAGCTATAGGAAATTATCAGCACAACTGCACGGTATGTTCTCATTTGCTGCTGTAGGTGATAGAGTGTGCCTTGATGTTCAATTTGCTAGCTCCCTTGAATAGGCTTCAGCCATTAGTGCATTAGCTAAATTAGTTTTAGTTGTGCAAAATTTGGAGAAGAGTGAGGGTATcaactcatacatgtatgcttgtggacaattatattatttgctTTGAATTGCAAATAGCTAGACCtatgatttaaaattaaaatacatgtttaaTCTAATTATTGAGTTTTCATTACTTTGCAAAGAAACATTGTCATTCAGTATGCATGACATTTTGTTATTGCAATATCTATATTTCAGGTTATTGCTGCTGGAGAAGGAGAACTGGTATTACTCGCAGACGTATAGTACCAGTTCCTGCCTACCAATTTTTGCCGTGCACAATGTGTTTAGGATTTTTTAATAAAGAAACTCTATCAGACCATGCCAGAAAGTGTCCCCTGGCAGATGAAAGTATGAATCCTACTAACGCTAGCCAAGAAGGATATTTCATGCTTGTGCCACATCTGCCTAAAAACACCCAGctagaaacaaaaatattgctaGGAATGAAAGAAACAAAGGAGAACCGAGGTAAATTTTTTAGtattaaaaattgaataatattatgctttataTTGGTCTAAATTAAATCGTCTACCAAGCTGGTTATATCAGTAAATCCTAAAACctatgaaaaaacaaaatgaagcTTTTTCAACCGGTCTTGTATAGCAACACAATTGGAAGTTATTAGTTTCACAAATGTTTATTTACCTTTAGGCTTCTTTTTATCTACAGTTATCTTATGCATGGCATACTTCATGTATTCTTGAATTCAGTTTTTATCACCTTGTAGTTTGATCAGCTTCTAATTTTTCACCCTTTGCTCAttcttttttgcttttgttttcaTCCTTTTGACTTTTTACCTAACATtgctctgaaagtttcatgtTCTAGTATTTCTGTTTTTTACTCTCAACTATTTTATGTATGTTCGTCAAATGTCTCTACAACAGACAGTCTGCCTTGACAGTTGTACTTAATCTCTAGTAATCTAATGTCAAAAGAGTGTTTGTTATAATTCGTTCAAGCATTTTTTTAGCTCTTCGACTATTATTGTAACTGTGTTTCTATTTGCACTTCTGAAACTGTTTTTAGGTCTGTTGGCTATTATCAAATAAGATGAATTGATCAAACTGTTTGGAAGAAACCAGCTTTTGAGAATGGGTGAAAACCTTAAGTTCAGCGATATCAACAATATTCGCAACAAACTGAGAAGTTTAGCCCGCCTCCTCCGGGCTGTTTAGGCAGAGAGTGAAAGTTGGCATGACTTTACATCGTACTACTGTGCAAAGTATTACGATTGCTTTGTAGGAGCATCAAGAGAATTAAGCAAGAAGAGCAGCCAACTTGGTTTGACTCTTGGTCACTATGTGAAGCAATTGTGCCATCTGAGGATTGCGGTAGCGGTGAAGGCGTCAGATGCCGATGGTGAGAGAAGCGgtgaacagtttttaaaactatACCTGGCGAGCTGGACCACAAACGTCGCGTCAGCAATCTGCAAAAGACAGAGACTGGCGAAGCTTAATCGAGTAATCAACTTTTAATCAACTCGGTCAAGTTTATTGACCGAGAAGTGAGCGAGCAATTGGCGTCCCTTACCAATCGTGTATGGCTGGTGAAGTTGGTGATTTCAGCTCtcattttgtttaacaaaagaAGGCCAATGGAGGTGCAGGATTTGAAGGTTGCAGACTATAGGCTTTCTTTGGCGGTTGACCAAGAGCAAAGAGaagaaataacaaataatttgtcTGTAGAAGAGAAATTAGTGGCTAGCAGGTTAGTTTTCCTTATTTTAGGGTGATACATTATTGAGGTTTGATGTAATAACAATTGTTAATCCTGATGATTTCTCTAATAacttgaagcaaatagaaattcCAACTGTTctatcacacacacacacacacacacacacacacacacacacgcacgcacgcacgcacgcacgcacgcacgcacgcacgcacgcacgcacgcacgcacgcacgcacgcacgcacgcacgcacgcacgcacgcacgcacgcacgcacgcacgcacgcacgcacgcacgcacgcacgcacgcacgcacgcacgcacgcacgcacgcacgcacgcacgcacgcacgcacgcacgcacgcacgcacacacgcacacacacacacacacacatgcacacacatgcacacacacgcagcAAGTGGCAAACCATTTAGGTTTACATTTAGCTACTGAAGTAGTATATAGAGGTGCTCGTTAAAATACCTTCTGtcgtatgtgtgtgtgttttttgTGAGCTTAAAATTGTGCCAATATAGAGGCCTGTGTATTCAGATGCTAAACTGAACCTTGACAAGCAATGTGTACTTTTGATACGTTTTTGTAATAGCAAGGTTATTGTTGCAATTAAAGtgtttgtcaagtttttaatttttactaaaaccTAATATTCAAAAGAGTATCTAGTATGTATCATACATGATACATACTAGATTTACCTGTGTGGCTGTTTGGAATGAACACACTAATTATAACTAACTTTTTGCTGCAGTAGAACGGAAATAACTTTTGGGTCAGAATTAATCTTGCATctaattttttgcaattttccttagttaattattattatacaataaaaataatgtaataaagGCCAAAGTAACTTTTGTgtgaaatagtaaaaataaaattttctgaaTTATTTTGTTAGTTGCAAGAAACTTTTATTGCTTGCaaatatatttagttgtttCCTAAACGGTATAGTAGCTCAATATTCACGGGTGTTTTTTAGAATGCATTTAGTAGAAGTCAGGGGGAAGTCAACACGTCAGATAAGCAAAGTGTTTGTGCTTGTTGATGTTCAAATGAAAAAAGCACTAGATGTTCTGTTAGCCTCAAGACCACAGATGTCGCTGCCTACAGACTACTTGTTTGCCCTGTAGGTATATAGCAATAGTACACTTtcttatttatatattacatattttatttgcttttacCCAAAATCTAAACTTGATGATCTGAAAAAGGAAAATTCTTGGTTGATTGTTCGTGCTGTTCTTTGTCCTTGACGTATAAGGAGATTGTATATGTCAGTGCATTGATGACATAATGTAATTTTTGTTGCAGGGTGAACTCTCCCAGACCGTACTGCGGCGCTGAAGCACTGAAGGAGGTGGCTTTAAACTGTGAGAACCTAGTTCATTCTCAATGTATTCACGCCCAAACACTAAGGAAATACTTAGCAACCACTTGTCAGGTAACCTTTTGCTGTCTGAAACtatcaatttttgtttttttcacaaaatatatCTACTCCATGCTTTTATAGGTGCAAGTAAGACTTCTGCAtgattttaaacttttacaatTGCTAAAACTGTGATTATTAGAAAATTTTGTGATCAAGTTggtgttaaccctttgaaccctggccgttTTTGTCAATGCAAGTCAGTAACCCAGCGAAATTTGTccaaaaattcaaagtttttaaacttttattaaatatatttatacgtgttcataatacaatgatatttagtaaaacactagtaaaaaagccaggcaacccacagcaaatgtcatcaaacagaagaAAACAGTGCACggccattattcgggctaaaattaaaaaacagttcgaaagtttttttaaaacgcgtaaaaacatttacagtagtatCCATGGAGCACACGTTCATCATTATTTCATGACTAAAAATGTACTAAAACGATcttgcgtgtgcgtgtgtgtatgtatgtgtgtattagAAAGGTtattgttccaccagaagctatccatcaaaattttgaatctGACCATACGGAGACGATATAATTGTCCACGTGAGAAGAATTGACCTTGAGCCCAGATTTAGTAATTAAACCTTACAAAAACATTTcttaacagaggcatcgtaacgCATGGGaacattgctaaaataattagcaagcgcAAGGGGTATGTGAAAACATATTTGATTTATATGCCGTTCAAGGTCAGTGGTTTCATTCGGATAAAAGGTGGAGCATTCGGATAAAATAGTTGTTGATGCATCGTCGTGAATTCAAATCCATCAGCACCCGGAATTTTAATATTAAGACTTCactagctatagctggagggacatacatacacagacactttgagaaatatatatacatatatattatatctatatcttctatatatatttctcaaagtatgtcattTATATGTCAGTTTttcagctatagatcttaaaatcttgaaagaTATATACCGTACCGAAGtggattcgatctcggaccaaACCATTCACAAGTCTTATgcctagcccactggactatgGAAGTCAAATTGCTGGCCTTccaatataaggcattatatcagagcaatacctaactgctttacgtatgacgcgggccatagcataacgtcacgagaagctgttcgctcacattattaaactgcctaatagcATAACTCTCACTACTtatcatctactatataaacggccaTCGTTGACTGtgtgtgtgtccgccttatagagcggtttCTCCTTTCAtcgtcgtacgaagcgaactgattTAATACGGTATGAGTAATTGAGTAttgacagtaaataaattataagagcgatctttctttttccatttggTCGTACGAAGCCAACTTAATAAA
The sequence above is drawn from the Watersipora subatra chromosome 5, tzWatSuba1.1, whole genome shotgun sequence genome and encodes:
- the LOC137397573 gene encoding uncharacterized protein, producing MEKTTDHSWYIPHFWEYHPRKPDRIRVVFDFAANVGGVSLNDFLLQGPEHMNDLQGVLLRFRLRPIAIMGDIERMFHQFKVSENHQDYLRFIWYNKEGQLQSYKMTVHLFGVRSSPACATYGLRFLADKFRDTFPHNTQSHHFIHHNFYVDDCLASVRNESEAINLIKESQALCQTGKLRLHKIALNSRAVIAAIPKSECTSTLASLELTSEPLLQEKVFWRIVGY